A stretch of DNA from Planococcus antarcticus DSM 14505:
CAACAAGTTGTCGTCTCTTCGCCGCGTGACGCCTTCGAGCTCTAAAATCATCCTCATAGACGGATGTCCTCTCTCCTGCGAACATGGACAAAGGTCCCTCCCGAGAGTGGATCGGCTTGCCGCAATCCGCCAAAATCAAGATCTGTCAGCTTCTCGATTTGTTCGATTGGCACCTGATATGTCTCAAACTGGCCGTAGACAAATTCCAAGTCGCCACCGATCAAATCCTCTTGCGTCTGTAGATAGGCAGTGGCTGACAGGGACGTGCCGTCCTTGATCATCACCGCCACTTTCCAGAACTGATCCGGAATCTTTGCATCGCGGTAGCTGACATCATCTTGTCGGAACACCGGGCCTGTAAACACTGAAATCTTCATCCCAAATTCTCGGGCGTTATCCAACAGATAATCCTCCAAGTCGAGCCACGCTTTCTGGTTAAAATTCTTATGCTGCGGCGAACAATTGGTAAAGTGGAACGTGTGCTCATTGGCCTTGACCGCATCAATTCCCCAGTTCGGATCGCGGCGACGGACTAAATGGCCGCGGTCGATGTCGTTTGATTGATAAAATTCGGGTCCGATTTGATAGGCTTCCTCAATCCTCGGATCGAAATACCACCGGTCGTTGCCGCGTTTGACGTCGACCAACTGATCACCATCGATGTTAACAGCGGTGTAAAATGCCAGACGGCGCGACTTGCTCATGGCAATCGAGAAATGCGTATAATCCAGCACGGTTTTGCCATCTACCGTTTGCGCTGTATCTTTTGTCAATGCTTTGCCGAGAACCGGCAATGGCACTTTAAATCCAGCACCCAGAAATGCGGGGTCGTAACCGGAAACACCTGCATACCAATCAGCTGACAAAATCCCGACTTCCATCGGCGTTGTGGACCTCCCCGGCATAACAACAGCCAGCAATTTATCCAGCAGCTTGCGCGAGCGTTCATTTTCTAAACCGCTCCGCTTGTCACTGAGATGTTGGATAATCGAACTGATGCGTATGCCTTCATTGGCGATCCAACGATTATTATCCGTTGGATCTGGAATGCCTGCATGGTGCAGTGCGACGACCATCCACTGGTCATTGAAAACGGGTGAACCTGATGAGCCCGGTTCTGTGTCGCTGACGTAATGGATAAAATCGGAGGAGATGAATTTAACTTCATTTTCACGGATGGTAATTGCTTTTGGACCGCCGTTTGGATGCTGGATAATGGTCACGTACTCACCCTCCAAAATTTTTCCCGGCTTTGGCAACAGCGGTAAATAGCCAAAATCAGCTAGCGAAACGGCACTCAGATTGTTCTCCTCGACCGCCACCAGTGTAAAATCCAACGCCTCATCGGTAACAAAAAGCGCCTCCGGATCCAGCCGGAAGCTGATGATTTCGAGTGGCATGAACTGGACATCGTCCTCGTAGTTGAATTCTGCCACCGCATACATCGCAGCTTCAGCCGTTTCCAATACGTGGTTATTTGTCAGCAGCAAGTTCGGCGCCACCAGAAATCCAGTACCGTAACCTTCTAACTGCCCTGAGCGACCGCGGATTGAAATGCGGCAAACAGCTTTGCTGACATTGAGACCTGCTTGTAGGTGCGCTATCGGAAACAAATCACTTTTGTTAATGATCCGCTCCATCGCTAAATTGTCATGATGATTAATGATGCTCGACCGCGTTATCATCTTCTCCGTCGACGTGACCTGACGATTCTCCGCATTGTGCTCTTTCTCAAAAGCCAAATACCGTTTCAACGCCTCTTGTTGAATCTGTCCCATTTTGTTGACCATCCTTTCCCAGCCCCTTCCGGCGAATAAACATTATTTTTCAATAAAAAATTTAATATTCTATTAATTTACTTTAAAAAAAGTTTATCACAAATAGATACAGAAAACCCATTCCGCTATTCGGAATGGGTTTTCGATGATCCGCTTAAACTCAATCATTTCTTGTTGTCATTCTTCACAAATGTCTCTTCGCCGGTTTTCGGATCGCGTGTACTGTTTTTGCCGGCAGATTCCCAGCCTTCGTCGCTGCCGCTCAGCATCTCGCTGGTCTTCTTAACAACTTTATCGAATGTCGATTTCTCTGCATCTCCATTGTTTTCAGGATTTCTTCCTTGTGCGTCGTTTTTAGTCATGTTGCATCCCTCCAGAATCTGTAGTCGTTGTACTTTACCCGCTGGTGGCTAAAATAATCCCATCTTGTGAGAGGAGGCACCTGGTAAAACTAGTCCAGTAGAATAAAACTTCCTGAATGCCCAAAACCATGGAAAGCGCAGGCCTGCGCTTTCCGCTTGAAAATCGCGTTTCTGTTGCCGCGGACAGTAGTTGGTATATATTGCAACGGCAACGGACAGTAGTTGGTGTATAACCGACTGTATATTGTGCATAATGGATTGCATTTCGTTGATTGGGCTAAATCTATGCATGATTTATTCCACTTAATTGGATATACTTTCTAATTTGAGGCAAATACTTTCCGTTTGCCCCCAAATACTTTCCGTTACGACTAGAATACTTTCCATTACGATCAGAATACTTTCTGCACCACAAAAAAACCAACGCCAGGCTCAAAAAAGCTCGTCGCTGGCTTTATTCTTCCTCTAAATGGCTTGGTCTCTTTTAGGGCGCATCTAGGGGATGCCATCGACCTTTCAGTAGTTGCCATACTTGTCGCACACCAATTCTATCTCGGCAATTTTTTTCCATGCGGATAGCTTTCATCACCTTTCCCAAGGCTACTTCGACGACAAACGACCGATTCATTACAAAAAATGCTTAGAGTTCCGAACTAATGGGTATACACTGAATCTAACCAAATTAAGACAAAAGGAGAAATGCTACATGGACTTTATTACATTGAACAACGGGAAAAAAATGCCGCAGCTGGGCTTTGGTGTCTGGCAGGTTGAAGACGATCAGGCAACTGCATCGGTTGCGAAAGCACTCGAGACAGGTTATACGTCGATCGATACCGCGATGATTTATAAGAATGAAAAAGGCGTCGGCAAAGCATTGAAGGAAACTTCCGTGCCGCGCGAAGACCTGTTCATCACGACGAAAGTCTGGAACAGCGACCAAGGCTACGAAAATACCTTGACTGCATTTGATGAAAGCCTCGAGCGCCTCGGCCTCGATTATGTTGACCTGTATTTGATCCACTGGCCAACTCCGGAATTTGATACTTATATCGATACGTATAAAGCATTGGAAAAGCTGTACAAAGATGGCCGCGTCAAATCAATTGGCGTCTGCAACTTTGAAGTCGAGCACTTAGAGCGTCTGCTTGCTGAATGCGTCGTTCCACCGGTCTTGAACCAGGTCGAATGCCATCCGTACTTGGCACAAAACGATTTGAAAGAATTCTGCGCCAAGCATAATATTTTCGTTGAAGCTTGGAGCCCGCTTGATCAGGGCGGAGAAGTGCTGAAGGATGAGTCTATCCAGAAAATCGCTGAAGCCAAAGGCAAGTCACCGGCTCAGATCGTCTTGCGCTGGCATTTGCAAAGCGACACGATTGTTATTCCGAAATCCGTCACGCCGTCACGCATCGAGAAAAACTTCAATGTCTTCGATTTCGAATTGACGGAAGCCGAGATGAATGAAATCCATGCTTTGAATAAAGACCGTCGCAAAGGCGCTCACCCAAATGAAATGAATGTACGTTAATTGGTTAAAAGCCGCCTCTTTAGAAGTAGAAGAGGCGGCTTTTCCTGTTATTTTCAATTTCCGGCATAACTCCCGCTGAAAACGGGTAAATTCCACTTAATAGAACTTATTAGAGGAGGAGAAGCCGTTGAGACATCTACTTGCACTTGCTATTAAATTCGTTATGGTGACCGTTGTCCTTTTAATTGTCCTGACTTTGTCCTTTGACGTATCGTTCGTCAATACCCTGCTGATCAGCCTGGCGCTGACGGCATTGTCCTATGCGGTGGGCGACATCATGATTTTCCTGAATGCGGGAAGCCCGGAAAACCAGTCGGCGCGCAATACCGTTGCGACCCTTGTCGATTTCGTCATGGCATTCCTAGTCATCTGGCTGATTGGTTGGCTGTTGACTGGTGAAAATTTCGCAATGGCTACACCAGCGCTGCTTTCCGCATTGGTCATAGCGGGCGGGGAATGGTTCTTCCATTTATACGTCGATCGCTCCGTGGTGCCTGAGTACAACAATTATAAGTCGGCTAAAGGATGAGTAGAACCTAGCCATCAGAAAAGGCAGTTCCTAATCTTTTAGATTAGGAACTGCCTTTTCTCTGTGGGTACTGTTTTCTTCACCTACTGCTTTAGCACCCCAATAACTCTTCCGTTAATGTAGACATCTTCACTTCGCATGATGATTGGTTCATAGCTCGTGTTTTCTGAGACTAGAATAATTTCACTGCCCATTGGCATTTATTTTTTCATGGTCGCTTCGCCGTCGATGACCGCAATAACAATATCGCCATTGGAAGCGGTGTTTTGTTGGTGAACAATAACAATGTCGCCTTTATCGATTCCAGCACCATTCATGCTGTCACCAGTAACTGTCAGAGAGAAAGTTTCACTAGGAGATACCACCCATTCACGCGGCAAGGTATGAATCGTCTCATAGGCTTCGGTTGCCAGTGTTGGCAGTCCGGCAGCAACATTGCCGATCAGTGGAACTGTTACTGTCTCGTGGACCTGCACGAGAACTTCCTGTCCCGCTTCTCTCACTTCTATCTGATCGCTTTCATCCCGATCTTCTGCGTAGTCGTAATACCGACCATTTTTGAGATTCATATAGACACGCCGGCTTTTTGTATCCGGCAGAAACTGAGCCTGGCATTTTGGCAGATCCTGTACTTCGTCTCCCTTGCGATCGATAATTTTGACTTCAAGCCCGTCAGTTGCGATTCCGTAAAATGCCTGGCTGTCCGCTTCCATATAGCTTTTCAGTTGCAAGACAGCATCCTCGATACCACTCCCAAAGCGCTTTACTTCCGCAATAATATACGGTCTCGCTTTCTCAGCCATATAGACTTGAACTGCAATATCACAATAGCCTTTTTTCGAAAACTGCTGTACTGGAAACTCCAGTTCCATCAGTTCGTATGGATAGCCATAGGTTTCATGAAGTTCACGGACTAGCCATTGGCGGGTGACTTCTTCTTTGGAATGTAGGTCAACTAATTGATCCGCCAAACGGTATTCAGTCATGCTGATGGATTCGAATGGACGAAGAGAAGCATCCTTTTTCATTCGCAAATGATTCCGGTTAATTTCCTTTACAAAGCTGGAAGGCTTTTTCACTGAAGACATATAAAGTAGCTCATTTGCACGTGTCATTCCGACATACAGCAATTTCCGCTCATCCGATTCGACCGTCTTCTGATCCTCAGCATCCGCATACAAATCCTGAGGGATCAATCCGCTGTTGAGGTCAATCAGGAAAATGACTTTGAACTCTAGCCCCTTGATCGAATGCATGGTCACTAGTTTCACTTTGTCGGATTCAAAATCCGGATTTGTGCTTTGCAGAATTTCGCACGGGATTCCGGCCTTTTCCAGATCGGATGATGCACTTTCAATATTCCGTTTTCCCCTTGCAACAATGCACATCTCTGACAAGGCATAATCATTCTGTAGCCGGGCAATTTCTTCCGCCAGAAAATGGACTTGTTGCTGCGGCGTCATAAAGAACCGATAAATCGGCGGATGCCCGTGGCGATCGATCAATGCCGGTTTAACGAAATCGACATTCGACTGAATGCTTTCATCCGCTTCGATCAAATGAAAAGCCGCCGTCGAGATTTCTGTCGTCGTCCGGTAGTTCTTGCTCAATGTCCGAGATTTCCCGCTCATATCGTAGCCGATGGTAGTGAACGGCCGCCCTTTGCCAAGCCAGGACTGCGGATAGATGCTCTGCGTATTATCTGCCACAAACATCAGCGAAGAATAATCCTTCTCTTTATACAGTTCCTTCAGAAACTCCAGCTGGACGCGCGTCAAATCCTGACTTTCGTCGATGATGATATGTGTATATTGCCCGGCCGCGCTTTTGCGCAATTCTTCTAGAGCGTAGAGATTCATCTGTTTGAATGTGGTGAGCCCTGCTCCTTCAAGCAGCTGCCGAAATACGTTCATGACTTCGTAGATAGCTTGACGCGTCTGCGAGTTCTTCAGTAATTTCTGAGGTGTCCCACTATTTCCAGATGCCCTTCCGATTCGGTCGACGGATTGATAGGTTTCTACATCCACCATTGAACAGGAATGGATCCACTCTATTTCATCCAATAGGAATTTACTGTTTTTCGGTAACAGCAGTTTGACATCTGGATAGGATTTTTTCACTTCGTGGATGGCTTGAATCATAACTTTGTGGATTTTTTCCACCGAAGCAATTTCGAGTTTTTCTCCAATCCGCTTCTGATACCGCCTGAACTCCTTAAACATCAGGCTGTCGATTGTTGTAATTTCCACTTCTGCATCCGCAGCGAAAAAGCGTTCCGCTTCCTGCATTTCTTTTTCAGCCATCCGTTCATACTGATGCTTTATGTAATGAAGCAAGGTCTTGTTATATGTGACCAGCAAAATCTTGTCATCTTCCTCGTGGCAATAATGATCCAGTAGAAAATGAATTCTGCGAATATCGACAGTTGTCTTGCCTGAACCTGCTACCCCTTTTACGAGCATTGGACCTGATGGTTCCAGTTCAACAATACGGCGTTGTTCCATATTCAACTTCAATGATAACACCCCTCCACATTTACAACTTCTACCTATATTATAAGAATATTGTCGCATAATAGCAAAGTCTAATACTAGTCACGCATTTTTACAGAACTCAAGGTTAAGCATTGGGTCTGATTTCACTTGAAACCACTTTTGCACTATCGCAAATTTCTTAGAGTCGCTCTTTTTCATTAGAAGTTCCTATGTTTCTCTCCATTATGAATCGTTTTATATCACAAGATAAATAAAAGGTTCATTCGAAATCGATTGATTTCGAATGAACCTTTTTCTCTAGCATATTTTACCAACTGAATCGCTTCATTCACCGGAAATCATCCTATCTAAAACCTGTCCAAAACGAAAAGCCTGACATTTCGCAGACCTTTCTGACTCACCTAAAGTGTTTTTCCACAAACTCTTGTTCCTGCTCAGTACTCATCAGCCCGGTCGCACGGCCGACAGTACCATCTTGCCAATCCCAAATAGTGTTGTGAACATGCACGGCATTGGCAAAATCGCCTTGTTTCCAATCGGTCAACGCCGACTCATAAAAATCGGCATGTTCATAATGCGTCTGATTGGCTTTGACGATCGTCAGCAAATTGTTGATGTTGTCAGTTGTCATCTCAACAGCGCCTCTTTTTTTGCTAGCAACGATTTTCTGGTGTGTCATCTGATGAAGGTAGATTTGTAGCTGTCCTTCATCCATATCGGCTTCTACATTTTTGGCTGTGCTTTTCTCGGTTGTATTTGCTTCGGTCCCGCTATCCTGGCGCCCTTCGATATCTTCCGCTACCTCTGTTATTTCTCCGTCACTCGAAGAATGCTGCATGACGAAATAATAACCGGCTGCTGCCAACAATGCCAATACGCCAAAGCTTACTCCGATTGTTTTCAAAATCGATTTCATTTTTCTGCAACTCCTGACATAGATCTTTTTCTGCTGTTCACGACTTTATCCCCATCTTATTATGAAGAACACTCGAATAGGTTTCAACCCTTTTTATGGAAATCATGAAATCGTCCGCTGTGAAATACTATAAAACAGTAAGCTTCCCCCAAACTAAAAGAACGCCATCTTCGAAATCCATTGATTTCAAAGATGGCGTTCTTTCTATTCTATTAGTTGTGATAACCAGCAGCGAGCTGTTCACAGGACCAATTTACTACGGATTCTTTCACCGCATTCGGCCCTAAACCCCAACCGCCAACACCTCATCCAGAATCTCTCTAAACAATTCCTCTTCCACTGCCGCTTCAATAAACTGCTCGCCGCCGTCCTTGTTGAACAGCTTACTGAGAAGTTTTTTGGCTCGCAGAGATTGGCCATCTATCATGGCAGCACGAGCAAGTTCGTAATCAGTCGGTAAGTAATCGGGGGCGTCTTCTTGGAGCGCAAGCAGTCGCGTGGTCGCTGCTTCACTATCGCCCATCGTGATGTCACTCATGGCAAGCGACAAACGGATCCATTCGTTGACCCGCAACTCTTCAGGCAGAAGGCTTTCAAAGCGTTCTACTTTTTTCGGCCGATGCTCAGCCAGCAGGTGCAGCAAGTGGACATAACTTTCGCTGTGATACGGATTCAAAGCAATCGCCTGCTCGTAATATAATTCGGCTTGATGGATGTCTTCTTGAATAGCGGCCATATCGCCTTGCCATAAAACAATTTCAAAGTCAGACGGCTCCTCTTTATGGAGGTCTTGTGCTTGCCGAACAGCTCTTTTTAGCAACTTTTCGGACTGCTTGTTATTGGCTTGTTGCAACGTTGCCTGAAGCAAAGCCTTCGCCGCACCAAAATGTCCGGTGCGCTTGACGAACGGCGCCAACTCGTCGGCGGCTTCTTGTGCCATGCCGCGATTTATAAAGAACTCGGCAAGATGCAACACCGGCACTTCGCTGTCTTTGAATTTTTTCGCCGCGTCCCTGTAAAGCGCAATGGCGTTGGAGAACATCATTATGTGCCGTGATTTTTCGCGCAGTTTTCTGAAAAACCCTGTTGGTTCTGACTCACCTTGCTCATCCAGCCATTC
This window harbors:
- a CDS encoding DUF6241 domain-containing protein, which encodes MKSILKTIGVSFGVLALLAAAGYYFVMQHSSSDGEITEVAEDIEGRQDSGTEANTTEKSTAKNVEADMDEGQLQIYLHQMTHQKIVASKKRGAVEMTTDNINNLLTIVKANQTHYEHADFYESALTDWKQGDFANAVHVHNTIWDWQDGTVGRATGLMSTEQEQEFVEKHFR
- a CDS encoding DUF2512 family protein, giving the protein MRHLLALAIKFVMVTVVLLIVLTLSFDVSFVNTLLISLALTALSYAVGDIMIFLNAGSPENQSARNTVATLVDFVMAFLVIWLIGWLLTGENFAMATPALLSALVIAGGEWFFHLYVDRSVVPEYNNYKSAKG
- a CDS encoding 3'-5' exonuclease; its protein translation is MKLNMEQRRIVELEPSGPMLVKGVAGSGKTTVDIRRIHFLLDHYCHEEDDKILLVTYNKTLLHYIKHQYERMAEKEMQEAERFFAADAEVEITTIDSLMFKEFRRYQKRIGEKLEIASVEKIHKVMIQAIHEVKKSYPDVKLLLPKNSKFLLDEIEWIHSCSMVDVETYQSVDRIGRASGNSGTPQKLLKNSQTRQAIYEVMNVFRQLLEGAGLTTFKQMNLYALEELRKSAAGQYTHIIIDESQDLTRVQLEFLKELYKEKDYSSLMFVADNTQSIYPQSWLGKGRPFTTIGYDMSGKSRTLSKNYRTTTEISTAAFHLIEADESIQSNVDFVKPALIDRHGHPPIYRFFMTPQQQVHFLAEEIARLQNDYALSEMCIVARGKRNIESASSDLEKAGIPCEILQSTNPDFESDKVKLVTMHSIKGLEFKVIFLIDLNSGLIPQDLYADAEDQKTVESDERKLLYVGMTRANELLYMSSVKKPSSFVKEINRNHLRMKKDASLRPFESISMTEYRLADQLVDLHSKEEVTRQWLVRELHETYGYPYELMELEFPVQQFSKKGYCDIAVQVYMAEKARPYIIAEVKRFGSGIEDAVLQLKSYMEADSQAFYGIATDGLEVKIIDRKGDEVQDLPKCQAQFLPDTKSRRVYMNLKNGRYYDYAEDRDESDQIEVREAGQEVLVQVHETVTVPLIGNVAAGLPTLATEAYETIHTLPREWVVSPSETFSLTVTGDSMNGAGIDKGDIVIVHQQNTASNGDIVIAVIDGEATMKK
- a CDS encoding aldo/keto reductase, yielding MDFITLNNGKKMPQLGFGVWQVEDDQATASVAKALETGYTSIDTAMIYKNEKGVGKALKETSVPREDLFITTKVWNSDQGYENTLTAFDESLERLGLDYVDLYLIHWPTPEFDTYIDTYKALEKLYKDGRVKSIGVCNFEVEHLERLLAECVVPPVLNQVECHPYLAQNDLKEFCAKHNIFVEAWSPLDQGGEVLKDESIQKIAEAKGKSPAQIVLRWHLQSDTIVIPKSVTPSRIEKNFNVFDFELTEAEMNEIHALNKDRRKGAHPNEMNVR
- a CDS encoding DNA/RNA non-specific endonuclease, translated to MVNKMGQIQQEALKRYLAFEKEHNAENRQVTSTEKMITRSSIINHHDNLAMERIINKSDLFPIAHLQAGLNVSKAVCRISIRGRSGQLEGYGTGFLVAPNLLLTNNHVLETAEAAMYAVAEFNYEDDVQFMPLEIISFRLDPEALFVTDEALDFTLVAVEENNLSAVSLADFGYLPLLPKPGKILEGEYVTIIQHPNGGPKAITIRENEVKFISSDFIHYVSDTEPGSSGSPVFNDQWMVVALHHAGIPDPTDNNRWIANEGIRISSIIQHLSDKRSGLENERSRKLLDKLLAVVMPGRSTTPMEVGILSADWYAGVSGYDPAFLGAGFKVPLPVLGKALTKDTAQTVDGKTVLDYTHFSIAMSKSRRLAFYTAVNIDGDQLVDVKRGNDRWYFDPRIEEAYQIGPEFYQSNDIDRGHLVRRRDPNWGIDAVKANEHTFHFTNCSPQHKNFNQKAWLDLEDYLLDNAREFGMKISVFTGPVFRQDDVSYRDAKIPDQFWKVAVMIKDGTSLSATAYLQTQEDLIGGDLEFVYGQFETYQVPIEQIEKLTDLDFGGLRQADPLSGGTFVHVRRREDIRL